In Scylla paramamosain isolate STU-SP2022 chromosome 29, ASM3559412v1, whole genome shotgun sequence, a genomic segment contains:
- the LOC135115406 gene encoding LOW QUALITY PROTEIN: centromere-associated protein E-like (The sequence of the model RefSeq protein was modified relative to this genomic sequence to represent the inferred CDS: deleted 4 bases in 3 codons) translates to MSDNIKVTVRVRPFIKRELGDAAPASHWDIQDDHGIVQVHPASCKPLSTPYIFDDVFGPDMQNEDVYREVAMPIIESALTGFNGTIFVYGQTSSGKTFTMMGTVSSPGIVPLAVQNIFRIIRTTPDREYLIRASYMEIYNENISDLGRAGHQGALSQHPRRPVRGCINVGDLKEEYANCEEQLLKIIKRGEKNRHTASTNMNERSSRSHTIFRLILESRERGDEAQEEGAVTVSHLNLVDLAGSENASQSGATGERLREGGFINKSLFMLGRVISQLSEGESFVNFRDSKLTRILQTSLGGNSKTAIICTVTPAAVEQTHSTLRFASRAKAIKNKPVVNEVLSDAALLKRYAREIKALQHTLALERNTDKNQEVEQVREMFEEQARRNEELQAKVMELQTKLVVSSLPRGCPRNPMDKKKKKARRETWCAPAIRNSRMSLGHPLLPTLPSCVEEHKFVQPRLPPWTETSICSESACSDTSLYNIENSLSQEEFGKDDISFVLNQAEKSKLDRQDFLPLDSPYMVNTSRRKKRRVKFDVAPSPPQASDIGCQTEESLMPQMRLFAQSLPSTPQGTPLSVKLPGTPSTPSHVLRARNQELRDKLREKEDWLSDWQREMETLKEFHRLEIKTLEESFDGKVAAFTENHPRLEASAQETEHLKEIASLRRSVQDYEQLLMDANRELSLNVQNSADLQRQLETLSEENIQLSGLQEEVVKLRDENKMLKKDLEVKECRLSKCENERNDFDMEMELALEKQKQKEAYLQNNLEEAWKEIAAYEKGDVEEVKKNWQRLAELELMVSTATTAQGTTQSSDALDQQLVKVQQEADELRVELLEVSQQMEQVKKENDELRQEVKDLQEHLSEVLSRQGSDRILSLKEEVENLKKRLEEAEKIQQHKVEGEEEMRLSPPIEVMSDRRGGEEGSTMVSQDFSRALSETIQALEESICVATPGRHSFGTWLDNLSPRDLEAARPLVETLKAGLSALQEHMQVMEQQQQETAYATDHCLQIAAEMEKELNTWKIQESFIGDYVLHAISSRQPKQSSTHACPSPPHGKSEEAVHKAVEEACSQLKAEYEAKLTAFENRGRFNSKSESLYFSFSLENDTPSGVPGQSERREDTMLDASFFSLGSHFNNTEVKELKGQLELLTQENSELLNLVKALQDAGNATPLAAAAVEGKTRTPPDTCISEPVCPEGKCALDGVSWEQEVESANPSSEPPSATPQSLADELRQAGMNLTMLNETFETSVVVPASVTNPNSDTLELRQQLCVLEQEKVQLQDKVCSLQDTLRQMKEKKSSIIEKSAEEETVYIDQLESEVQRLKEECLTQTTHIKTLQDEMNSRNSVNKIEIQDSTATIIEEEKMKSEWKVYELEEKLGYQNFAEKEKQEEVNHLRDQIKKLEEEKLSMETKLLTLEEKLSCMSLIEEELHSLQWQVTTLKEEKSVLEKELIFMQDEVEKLTEQNEQLSYKTECKAQVEADGAKESNAGPTSDHADTEIENASVLQQKTKELEEAKEEIEVLKQEVEKMHRVSEESCADVKNEDNAKEVEEKIMELQESKEKIEYLKEEIEKVSAKCQNELAEKENELEMMITNFMEKEEAFENTEKQLKRANIDLKDSLANKDLELQNIRNKHEEEYVKVTAELEEMKKTLIKKDLELQRVNSQLDQMKAEADHMPDNKVMSELEENLQTLKQEYVDLQAQSEEKLVKAQASVRKFEEKYNSCLQDYIAASQACEENRLMLIKSEEEKEILKEKLDSEVKRYEEEKGALQLKYENERHKSELEKENHESKVKKYEEEKENLWLKYGNELQRSELEKEKHESEVKKYEEERENLRLRYENELQQSEEEKENLTVKYKCEIQKHVEQKENLKLKYESEIASATAAGESRSREALGFSVQSTMEQKLDEMETLKDSLEEKVKECDCLKDTVDNLKVVLGKKQEELLKLTAEHQEEVAFYVDNLSEKEKVAKDLENETRRRSEEVASLTSALTAKDHRLHRLEKDLANTQKELEDKETELHDGMDRLRKDYEEVCAEKSRMSEDMRSLEEAKETITYKCSSLRAQLDNLEEDFLQIKEELEAGKKEIQLKQEVICSLEAAQERLKEELDSVRTKETELLDQQVTSSHKIEKLLEEIEKYKCEMFEKENQIVAISEDLASKTGSSERLAKDLQELHEQLEDKCREQEEAERRCEVLEEKLERSMAEADKMQGQIMQLSAAKDKILILEEKCKDLEKMCESRKALERQQRHQPEDLETDMMENKDCKKMIHRETPGDASTMKDSSGHAKAPACEDCIHYKSLVERLNRFVEEKETEHERKMAEVAIQHNKSVNVPSFDTPANTSTQGTRRSRVALMEQKNDRLSFQLVQCYEKVKRLEETLENMRRANGVISQDVEVQKELSWMWEKMQEAEKKLKLLNENYDLLEMENEELRKSLEQQDREKKMEATENVVLEMQERCSAVENKYMLLQEEYKALLEKFKSGGSDISSKEHYDSLKNNHDSLKDELHSLQKKYSALRENYTMLQETYDTLQETHRMLQEIHSSVQAAHNTLQETHNTLQDKYNTASDRFEALQEKFNSLLKAHNSSRDSSHDNTLGTMQQEPQCDAVAGRPPMGVVAAVSPHSEAGDLRERLAAAERENDELKFRLMANDAPSRKKVQLLMEELRIAERKISHLKGELRRQQEAGCGDSTIYELTGRSTQQQEEGKAKSEPDYSSGSSIVNQVVVMELQNKLYHIEKDKKKLESEQKVVQQHVDHYLAKAREWKVKATKEEQAAQKARKERDEMYDELKKYLAKVEELSSKLERQQFELGHQRELIQKMEKQPSSATSATPSCVQVPWATPASRESRGAPVTPALATIAGEIGKGMMATQAAGEGPGTGTEGNISAAQGGADAAKDKDKQRQDERPATRLLGLHNAPLPYHTRIEKLPFMKDVQTKETRDEVPMWKSRKENEDISKYRLPPEERRKPSEDCKTQ, encoded by the exons ATGTCAGACAACATCAAGGTCACAGTTCGGGTGCGTCCCTTCATCAAGAGAGAGTTGGGTGATGCAGCGCCCGCCTCACATTGGGACATTCAGGATGACCATGGCATAGTACAGGTCCACCCTGCCTCCTGCAAGCCACTTAGTACTCCCTACATATTTG ATGATGTGTTTGGCCCTGACATGCAGAACGAGGATGTGTACCGGGAGGTGGCAATGCCCATCATTGAGTCAGCCCTCACTGGCTTCAATGGCACTATCTTTGTGTATGGACAGACATCGTCAG GCAAGACCTTCACCATGATG GGGACCGTCAGCAGTCCAGGCATTGTTCCCTTGGCTGTGCAGAACATTTTTCGCATCATT AGGACAACCCCGGACCGTGAGTACTTGATCAG AGCCTCGTACATGGAGATCTACAATGAGAATATCTCCGACCTT GGCAGGGCAGGACACCAAGGGGCGCTCTCTCAACATCCGCGAAGACCTGTCAGGGGCTGTATTAATGTGGGTGACTTGAAAGAGGAGTATGCCAACTGTGAGGAGC AGTTGCTGAAGATTatcaagagaggagagaagaatagacaCACGGCCAGCACTAATATGAATGAACGCAGCTCCCGTTCTCACACCATCTTCCGCCTG ATTTTGGAGTCTCGGGAGCGTGGGGATGAGGCTCAAGAGGAAGGGGCCGTCACCGTGTCTCATCTCAACCTGGTGGACTTGGCTGGCTCAGAGAATGCCTCCCAGTCTGGGGCAACAGGCGAGAGGCTGCGGGAGGGAGGATTCATCAACAAGTCCCTCTTCATGCTTGGCCGGGTCATCTCTCAGCTCagcgagggaga GTCCTTTGTGAACTTCCGTGACTCCAAGCTGACCCGGATTCTGCAGACGTCCCTCGGTGGCAACTCCAAGACTGCCATCATCTGCACAGTGACCCCCGCAGCTGTGGAGCAGACACACTCCACCCTCAG GTTTGCGTCACGTGCCAAGGCAATCAAGAACAAGCCAGTAGTGAATGAGGTGCTTTCGGACGCAGCGCTGCTGAAGCGTTACGCCCGAGAGATAAAGGCCCTGCAGCACACCCTGGCCCTGGAAAGGAACACGGACAAGAACCAGGAGGTGGAACAG GTGCGGGAGATGTTTGAGGAACAGGCAAGGAGGAATGAGGAGCTGCAGGCCAAAGTGATGGAGCTGCAGACAAAACTTGTTGTGTCCAGTCTACCCCGAGGCTGCCCCCGGAACCCGATG gacaagaagaagaagaaggccaGGCGTGAGACATGGTGCGCCCCTGCCATCCGCAACAGCCGCATGAGCCTGGGCCACCCCCTGCTGCCCACCCTGCCCTCGTGTGTAGAGGAGCACAAGTTTGTCCAGCCAAGGCTTCCACCCTGGACAGAGACGAGCATCTGTTCAGAGAGTGCCTGCTCTGACACTTCTCTGTATAATATTGAGAACTCCCTTAGCCAGGAAG AATTTGGCAAGGATGACATCAGCTTTGTTCTCAATCAGGCAGAGAAGTCCAAGTTAGACAGGCAGGATTTCTTGCCACTGGATTCCCCTTACATGGTGAAcacaagcaggaggaagaaaaggagagtgaaATTTGATGTTGCTCCTTCACCACCCCAGGCCTCAGACATTGGCTGTCAGACAGAGGAGAGCCTGATGCCGcagatgag ACTGTTTGCTCAAAGTTTGCCCAGCACCCCACAAGGCACTCCACTGTCTGTCAAGTTGCCTGGCACTCCCAGCACTCCCTCCCACGTCCTGCGGGCGCGGAACCAGGAACTGCGGGATAagctgagggagaaggaagactgGCTCAGTGACTGGCAGAGGGAGATGGAGACCCTGAAGGAGTTCCACCGCCTGGAGATCAAGACCCTGGAGGAGAGTTTTGATGGGAAGGTTGCTGCCTTCACTGAGAAT CACCCACGTCTTGAGGCATCAGCACAGGAAACAGAGCACCTAAAGGAGATAGCGTCACTGAGGCGATCCGTGCAGGACTACGAGCAGCTGTTGATGGACGCCAACCGGGAGCTGTCCCTCAACGTGCAGAACTCAGCAGACTTACAGAGGCAGCTAGAGACACTCAGTGAGGAGAACATCCAGCTGTCggggctgcaggaggaggtggtgaagctGCGGGATGAGAACAAGATGCTCAAGAAGGATTTG gaggtgaaggaatgcCGCCTGAGCAAATGtgagaatgagaggaatgacTTTGATATGGAGATGGAATTAGCATtggagaagcagaagcagaaggaggcgTATCTGCAGAACAATCTGGAG GAGGCGTGGAAGGAGATAGCAGCATATGAGAAAGGggatgtggaggaggtgaagaagaattGGCAACGATTGGCTGAATTGGAGTTGATGGTGTCTACTGCCACTACAGCACAGGG CACAACCCAGAGCAGTGACGCCCTTGACCAGCAGCTGGTGAAGGTGCAGCAGGAGGCTGACGAACTGCGGGTGGAGCTGCTGGAG GTATCCCAGCAGATGGAGCaggtgaagaaggagaatgatgagctgaggcaggaggtgaaggatCTCCAGGAACACCTGAGTGAAGTGCTGTCCAGACAAGGCTCTGACAGAATACTCtcactgaaggaggag GTGGAGAACTTAAAGAAGAGactggaggaggcagagaagatACAGCAGCATAAagttgaaggagaggaagagatgcgtctttctcctcccattgAAGTTATGTctgacagaagaggaggagaggaggggagcacAATGGTCTCCCAGGACTTCTCACGTGCCCTCTCAGAAACCATACAGGCACTGGAGGAATCCATCTGTGTTGCCACTCCAGGCAGGCACTCCTTTGGGACTTGGCTTGACAATCTGTCTCCCAGGGACCTTGAAGCAGCCAGG CCTCTGGTGGAGACTCTGAAGGCAGGACTCTCAGCGCTGCAGGAACACATGCAGGTgatggagcagcagcagcaggagacagCCTATGCCACAGACCACTGCCTGCAG ATTGCTGCTGAGATGGAAAAAGAGCTCAACACATGGAAGATTCAGGAGTCCTTCATAGGAGACTATGTCCTTCATGCCATATCTTCAAGGCAACCAAAACAGAGCAGCACACATGCCTGCCCTTCTCCACCCCATGGGAAATCTGAGGAGGCTGTACACAAGGCTGTGGAGGAGGCATGCTCTCAGCTCAAGGCAGAATATGAAGCCAAGCTTACCGCCTTTGAAAATCGAGGTCGATTTAACAGCAAGAGTGAAAGTCTCTACTTCTCATTTTCCCTTGAGaatgacactccatcaggtgtgCCAGGACAGAGTGAGCGGCGTGAGGACACCATGCTGGATGCGTCCTTCTTCAGCCTTGGCTCTCACTTCAACAACACAGAGGTGAAGGAGCTGAAAGGACAGCTGGAGCTCCTTACACAGGAAAATAGTGAACTTCTGAATCTAGTGAAAGCACTACAGGATGCTGGTAATGCAactcctcttgctgctgctgcagtggAGGGAAAGACCAGGACTCCTCCAGACACTTGCATATCAGAACCTGTGTGTCCTGAGGGGAAGTGTGCCTTGGATGGTGTGTCATGGGAACAAGAAGTAGAAAGTGCAAATCCATCATCTGAGCCACCTTCAGCAACTCCTCAGTCCTTGGCAGATGAATTGCGACAGGCTGGAATGAACTTGACAATGCTGAATGAAACCTTTGAGACCTCAGTGGTGGTGCCTGCGAGTGTTACCAATCCCAACTCAGACACACTGGAGCTCAGACAGCAGCTGTGTGTGCTGGAGCAGGAGAAGGTTCAGCTGCAGGATAAAGTTTGCAGTTTACAAGATACCTTAAggcagatgaaggaaaagaaaagttctATCATTGAAAAATCAGCAGAGGAGGAAACTGTTTATATTGACCAATTGGAGAGTGAGGTGCAGAGGCTAAAGGAAGAGTGCCTTACCCAGACCACCCATATAAAGACACTTCAGGATGAAATGAACTCCAGGAACTCTGTTAACAAAATAGAAATCCAGGATTCAACAGCCACCAtcatagaggaagaaaaaatgaaatcagAATGGAAGGTGTATGAACTGGAAGAAAAACTTGGATACCAAAATTTTGctgagaaggagaagcaggaagaagtcAACCATTTGAGAGATCAGATCaagaagctggaggaggaaaaactgagCATGGAGACAAAGTTGTTGACGCTTGAGGAGAAATTAAGTTGCATGAGCCTGATAGAAGAAGAATTGCACAGCCTTCAGTGGCAGGTCACCActctgaaggaggagaagtcagTTCTGGAGAAGGAACTCATTTTCATGCAGGATGAGGTTGAGAAATTGACAGAACAGAATGAACAGCTATCTTACAAGACTGAGTGTAAGGCCCAAGTGGAGGCTGATGGAGCCAAGGAGAGCAATGCAGGCCCAACATCAGACCATGCTGACACTGAGATTGAGAATGCAAGTGTCCTGCAGCAAAAGACCAAGGAATTagaggaagcaaaggaggaaaTTGAAGTACTCAAACAGGAAGTAGAGAAGATGCACAGAGTGTCAGAAGAAAGCTGTGCGGACGTGAAGAATGAAGACAATgcaaaggaagtggaagagaaaattatGGAATTACAAGAATCCAAGGAGAAGATTGAGTATctgaaagaggaaatagagaaagtctctgcaaaatgccaaaatgaattggctgaaaaggagaatgaactggagatgatgataacaaacttcatggagaaggaagaagcttTCGAGAACACAGAGAAGCAGCTAAAGAGAGCCAATATAGATTTGAAGGATTCTCTAGCCAACAAAGATTTAGAGCTTCAGAATATTAGGAATAAACATGAGGAAGAATATGTTAAAGTTACTGCTGAGctggaggagatgaaaaaaaccTTAATTAAGAAAGATCTGGAGCTTCAGAGAGTCAATTCACAGCTGGATCAAATGAAGGCAGAGGCAGACCACATGCCAGATAACAAAGTAATGTCTGAGCTTGAGGAAAATCTGCAGACACTCAAGCAAGAGTATGTTGACCTTCAAGCCCAGAGTGAAGAAAAGTTAGTGAAGGCTCAGGCAAGTGTGAGAAAGTTTGAGGAGAAATATAATAGCTGTCTTCAGGACTACATTGCCGCATCACAAGCCTGTGAGGAGAACAGATTGATGCTCATCAAgtctgaggaggaaaaggagatctTGAAGGAGAAACTTGATAGTGAGGTAAAaagatatgaagaagaaaaaggggctCTACAgttgaaatatgaaaatgaacgGCACAAATCTGAGttggagaaagaaaaccatGAAAGCAAGgtgaagaaatatgaagaggaaaaggaaaatctaTGGCTCAAGTATGGAAATGAACTACAGAGATCtgagttagagaaggaaaagcatGAAAGTGAGgtgaagaaatatgaagaagaaagagaaaacctGCGACTCAGGTATGAAAATGAACTACAACagtcagaggaggagaaagaaaacctgACTGTCAAATACAAGTGTGAGATACAGAAACATGTGgagcagaaagaaaacttgaaactGAAATATGAGAGTGAGATAGCGAGTGCCACTGCTGCCGGAGAGTCACGGTCAAGGGAAGCTTTGGGTTTCTCCGTCCAGAGTACCATGGAGCAGAAACTTGATGAGATGGAGACACTGAAGGATAGTctggaagagaaggtgaaggagtgtgaCTGCCTGAAGGACACTGTGGACAACCTGAAGGTGGTACTGGGCAAGAAGCAAGAGGAGCTGCTTAAGTTGACAGCAGAGCATCAGGAGGAGGTGGCGTTCTATGTGGACAACCTCAGTGAGAAGGAGAAAGTGGCAAAGGATCTTGAAAatgagacaaggaggagaagtgaggagGTGGCCAGCCTGACCTCTGCCCTCACTGCCAAGGATCACCGCCTCCACAGACTAGAAAAAGACTTGGCCAACACGCAGAAGGAACTGGAAGATAAAGAAACTGAGCTACATGATGGCATGGATCGTTTGAGGAAAGACTATGAAGAGGTGTGTGCTGAGAAGAGTAGGATGAGTGAAGACATGAGGAGCCTGGAGGAAGCCAAGGAGACCATCACTTATAAATGCTCCAGTCTCAGGGCACAGTTGGACAACCTTGAGGAGGACTTCTTGCAAATTAAAGAGGAACTTGAGGCTGGGAAGAAAGAAATCCAGTTAAAGCAGGAAGTTATTTGCTCTCTTGAAGCTGCACAGGAGAGACTAAAGGAGGAGTTGGACAGTGTTAGGACAAAGGAGACTGAACTTCTAGACCAGCAGGTGACCAGTTCACACAAGATTGAAAAGCTTCTTGAGGAGATTGAAAAGTACAAGTGTGAGATGTTTGAGAAGGAGAATCAGATAGTTGCCATAAGTGAAGACTTAGCAAGCAAAACAGGAAGTTCAGAGAGACTAGCAAAAGACCTGCAGGAGCTTCATGAACAGCTTGAAGACAAGTGTAGGGAGCaagaagaggcagagaggagatGTGAAGTGCTGGAAGAGAAGCTGGAGAGGTCCATGGCTGAGGCAGACAAGATGCAGGGGCAGATTATGCAACTGTCTGCAGCAAAGGATAAGATTTTGATCCTTGAGGAGAAATGCAAAGACTTAGAGAAGATGTGTGAGTCCAGAAAGGCTCTTGAGAGACAACAGAGGCACCAGCCAGAAGACCTAGAGACAGATatgatggaaaataaagacTGCAAAAAGATGATCCATAGAGAAACTCCTGGTGATGCTAGCACCATGAAGGACAGCAGTGGACATGCCAAGGCACCAGCTTGTGAGGACTGTATCCACTATAAGTCCTTGGTGGAAAGATTGAATAGAtttgtggaggagaaggagacagagCATGAGAGGAAGATGGCTGAAGTAGCAATACAGCATAACAAATCTGTCAATGTCCCCTCCTTCGACACACCTGCAAACACCTCAACTCAGGGAACCAGGAGGAGTAGGGTGGCACTGATGGAGCAGAAGAATGACAGGCTTTCATTCCAGCTGGTGCAGTGTTATGAAAAAGTTAAGAGACTAGAGGAGACGCTCGAGAACATGCGGCGGGCAAATGGAGTGATCTCGCAGGATGTGGAAGTGCAAAAAGAACTGAGCTGGATGTGGGAGAAGATGCAGGAGGCTGAGAAGAAGCTGAAGCTCCTTAATGAGAACTATGACCTCCTTGAAATGGAAAATGAGGAGCTGAGGAAGTCCCTGGAGCAGCaggatagagaaaagaaaatggaggcaaCAGAAAATGTGGTATTGGAGATGCAGGAGAGATGCAGTGCtgtagaaaacaaatatatgttGCTACAGGAAGAGTACAAGGCTCTACTGGAGAAGTTCAAATCTGGTGGAAGTGATATTAGCTCGAAGGAACATTATGACTCCCTGAAGAATAATCATGACTCGTTGAAAGATGAACTCCACTCACTCCAGaaaaaatacagtgcactaCGTGAGAACTACACCATGCTGCAAGAAACCTACGACACACTACAGGAGACCCACAGGATGCTGCAAGAGATCCACAGTTCGGTGCAGGCTGCCCACAACACGCTGCAGGAAACACACAACACCTTGCAGGACAAATACAACACTGCAAGTGACAGATTTGAGGCACTACAAGAAAAATTTAACAGCCTCCTCAAAGCACACAACAGCTCCAGGGATTCATCACATGACAACACCTTGGGCACCATGCAGCAGGAGCCTCAGTGTGATGCAGTTGCTGGAAGGCCTCCCATGGGTGTGGTAGCAGCAGTGAGTCCTCACAGCGAGGCTGGTGACCTCAGGGAGCGTCTGGCTGCTGCAGAGCGGGAGAATGATGAACTCAAGTTCCGCCTTATGGCCAATGATGCCCCTTCTAGGAAGAAGGTGCAGTTGCTGATGGAGGAGCTGAGGATTGCTGAGAGAAAGATCTCCCACCTGAAGGGGGAACTGCGGAGACAACAGGAAGCTGGCTGTGGGGACTCCACCATATATGAACTGACTGGCCGGTCCacgcagcagcaggaggagggcaAGGCTAAGTCAGAACCTGACTACTCATCTGGCAGCAGCATTGTGAaccaggtggtggtgatggagctgCAGAACAAGCTGTACCAcatagagaaagacaagaagaagctGGAGAGTGAGCAGAAGGTGGTGCAGCAGCATGTGGACCACTACCTGGCCAAGGCAAGGGAGTGGAAGGTGAAGGCCACCAAGGAGGAGCAGGCCGCACAGAAGGCCAGGAAGGAGCGGGATGAAATGTATGATGAACTGAAGAAATACCTGGCCAAAGTGGAGGAGCTCAGCAGCAAACTTGAGAGGCAGCAGTTTGAGCTGGGCCATCAGAGGGAGTTGATTCAGAAGATGGAGAAGCAGCCGTCCTCTGCCACCTCTGCCACTCCCAGCTGTGTTCAG GTACCTTGGGCAACACCTGCATCCAGAGAATCCAGGGGAGCACCAGTAACACCTGCACTAGCAACCATAGCTGGAGAAATAGGGAAAGGGATGATGGCAACACAAGCTGCAGGGGAAGGACCAGGAACAGGAACTGAAGGAAATATATCAGCAGCACAAGGTGGAGCAGACGCAGCAAAGGATAAGGATAAACAGAGGCAGGATGAGAGGCCGGCCACCCGCCTGTTGGGGCTACACAATGCCCCGCTGCCCTACCACACCCGCATTGAGAAGCTCCCCTTCATGAAAGATGTCCAGACCAAAGAAACAAGAGATGAGGTACCCATGTGGAAGTCCcggaaagagaatgaggacaTCAGCAAGTATAGACTCCCaccagaggagaggaggaagcctAGTGAAGACTGCAAGACTCAGTAA